The Actinocorallia herbida DNA window TACGAACCCGCGGTGCTCGACGCCTGGTTCCGCCTCTTCGCCCACTCCGACGCGTCCGCTTACCCCGTCCTCATGGCGGCGGCCGGATGAACGAGCAGGAGTTCCTCTCGGCCACGGCCCTGACCGTGTTCCGCCTGAACGGGCTGTTCCTCGAGGCGTCCGAACGGCTCGCCTCCCCCGTCGGCCTCACCGCGGCCCGCTGGCAGGTTCTCGGCGCCGTCGTCTCCTCCCCCCTGACCGTCTCCGACATCGCCCGCGCCATGGGCATCACCCGGCAGAGCGTCCAACGCGTCGCCGCGCTCCTCGTCGAGGACGGCCTCGCCGAATACCTGCCCAATCCCTCCCACAAACGCGCCCACCTCCTCCGCCCCACCGACCGCGGCCACGCCGCCCTCCGCCGCATCGACCCCGACCACGCAGCCCTGGCCCACGCGCTCACCACCGCCCTGGGCCCCGACCACCCCTCGGTCCTCACCTCCCTCCAACGCCTCGCCACCGCCATGGCCGCTCTCCACCCCGCCGCCCCTCCCGCCCCCTGAACCTCGTAACCCGACCGGCCCACCCCACGACCTCCCGCACCCATCCACCCACGCCCACGTCATACCCGCCCCAGCAACCCGCCCCAGCAACCCGCCCGAGCAATCGGGCCCGTCCAGCGCCGTAAAGCCACCACCTCACCCACTACCTCGCCGCGCCTCCGCACAGCAGCCCGGCCCACGGCGACCGGGCCCGTCCGCGGCCCCGCAAGCCGCGCGCCACCATCTCGCCCACCGAACCGCCGCCCTTCTTCTCAGCAGCCCTCCCGGCCAGAAACGGCCCACGGCCGCCTTCCCGCTCATCGCGCTCGGCCCCTCCCCCGGGCCGACATATCCGATACCGCGCCCCAGAGCCGGGGCGGCGTTCCCCGTTCGGGTCGTGGCCCGGAGGCCGGGCCCGTACGGGCTGCGGCCAGCCGCGCCACAGGGGGCAGGGCGGCCCCCACCCACTCCGCCCGACCGCACCGAACCCTCTTCATCATGGAATTCTCTTGAGAGAGATCGGCCGATAAGTCGACATTCACTGGGTGATGCCGCAGAAGTGCGAACATGGCCGTTTCCCGGAACGCCGTAGCCCGTGCCTCCAGGCCGATGACCCCCGCTCTCCGCGCATGGTCCGGGTCACCGAGAAGGGCGACGCGTTCCCTCTCGTAGCCGACTGTGTCGGCCTCGTCGACCACCAGGCGCGCGATCTCCGCCGCGGCAACGAGATCCGCACCCCGCGCAAGACGACCCAGAGCTCAGCCCGCTTCACTCCGAAGCGCACCCCCTGCCAATGGTGCTTCCCCTCCTGACCGCGCAGACCGCCTGGGCCGGGGTCGTGGGCACCTCCCCGGTTCGGGCGGCATGGTGGTGGGTGGGCGGTGCGGGGGAAGTGTCGGTGGGGGGCGGCAGGATGGCCGGGATGATCCCGGTACGACGAACGGAGACCGCGGTGCCTCTCGCGAACGAGCGGATTCTCGCGCATGAGTTCCTGCCCGAGCTGTACGAGGACGACTACTTCCCCGACCCGCTCGTCGACAAGGGGAAGGCGATCCTGCTGCGGCTGTGCGAGCGGATCGAGCGGGAGCGGCCCGGGGACCTCGCCGCGCTCTATGTCCTCACCCACGCCGCGACCGAGGAGTTCAACGCGCTCGACCACGAGCTCCAGGCGGCGGACAGCGAGATCGAGACGATGGCGCGTGAGGAGATCAGCGAGGACGTCGCGTTCATCGCCACCGCCTACGGCTTTCCGGACGCCGATCGAGAAGAGCTCATCGCACCCCGCGACTGGTGACGCGCGCTCCCCCACCGCACCCCGCGGGGCGTCCCCGGCAGAACCCGGCGCGCGGTCGTCCGCAGAGCCCCGCGGATCATCCCCTGCGAAGCCCTTCGCGCACTTCCCCACGAAACCCGGCGCACGCTTCCCCGCGGAATCCCGGGGGAGATGGCGGGGCGACCAGACCTGGTCCGCGGAGGCCCGTCGGCTCGCCCGGCTCGGGTCACGGGCGAGGTCGCGGACCGGGGCGGGAGCCGGTCGGATCCGCGCGGGGTGGTGCAGCGCGGGGTGGTGCAGCGCGGGGTGGTGCAGCGCGGGGTGTGGGGCTCTTCAAGGGGCGGTGAGCAGGGACCAGAGGTGGCCGTCGGGGTCGGCGAAGGTGCCGGTGTAGCCCCAGGGAAGACGGGACGGCTCCACGATGACGCGGGCGCCGTGCGCGCGGGCGCGTTCGATGAGCGCGTCGACCTCGGCGTCGGTGGGCCGGGCGAGGGTGAAGACGCATTCGCTGCGGCCCGGCTCGGCCACCTCGTGGTCGCCGATGACCCAGCCGAAGCCGCCCGTGGGCACGAGCATGACCCGCAGCCCCGCGTTGACGGCGAACTCCAGCGGTTCGGGCACGCCGTCCTCGGCGGGCGGCCCGGGGGCGTCCCACCCGAGGACGTCCTGGTAGAAGCGGTAGGAGACGCCCCTGTCGGCGATCGGCAGCGCGGCGGTGACGACCCCGGCCCGGGTCGCGTGCGTGTTCTGTTCGGTCATGACTACCTCCCGTGTCCGTTCCGGCACCCCCATCATGCGGCACCGCACCGACATTTCCCGGCCGTCGCCCGCGATCTGTGGACAACCCGGTCCGCCTTCCACCGGTTCGCGAGAAAGGTCGTTCTCCGCCGGACGGTCAGTGCGGCAGGCGGCCGCTCCGGTACCGGGTGAAAAGGTAGTTGACCAGCCAGAGCGCGGCACCGATGACGATGAGGGTCGCGGCGCGGACATAGACCTCGGCGTCACGGCCGGTGAGCGGTGAGGCGAGCAGCAGGCAGACGATCGCCCCCAGCGCGGGCATCCACGACGGCGCACGGAAGTGGGCGTGCTCGACGGGATCGCGGCGCAGGAGCAGGACGCACACGTTGACCAGGGCGAAGACCAGCAGGAGCAGCAGCACCGTGGTGTCGGCGAGGCCCCCGACATCGCCGGTGCTGACCAGGACCACCGCGACCGCCACCGTGAACAGGATCGCGGTCCACGGCGTGGCGCGGACCGGCGCGACCTTGCCGAGCACCGACGGCACGATGCCTTCGCGGGCCATCCCGTAGACGAGGCGCGAGGCCATGATCATGTTGATGAGCGCGGTGTTGCCCACGGCGAGCAGCGCGATGAGCGCGAACAGCTTGGGCGGGAAGGACAGCCCGGCGACCTTGACGACCTCCAGCAGCGGACCCGTCGAGCTCTCCAGCGTCTTGGTGTCGACGAGCATCGTCGCGGTGAAGGCGACGGCCAGGTAGACGACCGCGGCGAAGACCAGGCCGCCGAACAGCGCGCGGGGGAAGTCGGCCTGCGGGTGCTTGGCCTCCTCGGCGAGGTTGACGGAGTCCTCGAAGCCCAGCAGCGCGTAGAACGCCAGCGCGGTGCCGCCGAGGACGCCGAGGATCGCGCCGTTCTGCGGGTGGAACTCCAGCGCGCGGGCCGGCTCGCCGTCCCCTTGGATGAGCGCCCAGATCCCGATCACGACGATGACGAGCAGCCCGAACGCCTCGATCGCGGTGAGCACGACGTTCACCTTGATGGACTCGGAGATGCCCGCGAGGTTCACCAGCGTCACCAGGGCGAGGAACGCCAGCGCCCCGACGATGACGGGCAGCGTGATGAACTCGGCGAGGTACCGCCCTCCGAAGGCGCGTGCCGCGGCGCTGGCGGAGGTGACGCCGCTCATCATCACGGTGAACGCCACCATGAACGTGACGAAGGGCAGCCCGAACGCCTTGTGCGTGTACAGCGCCGCGCCTGACGCCTTCGGGTACTTGCCCACCAGCTCGGCGTACGCCGTGGCCGTCAGCGACGCGAGGACGAACGCGACGAGGAACGGCAGCCAGATCGCTCCGCCGACCTCGCCCGCGACCTGTCCGACGAGGGCGTAGATGCCCGCGCCGAGGATGTCGCCCACGACGAAGAGCAGCAGCACCTTCCGCCCGATGACCCTCTTGAGCTCGGATTCCTCCGGCTGCCCGAGCACCGCTCTCGCCACGACCGCCCACCCCGTTCCGTACCCGTCCGACGACCCTCCGCATTGAGCCTATGCCGCGGCTCCGACATCCGCATGGGGAAGAACCGGGCGAGTACCGGC harbors:
- a CDS encoding APC family permease — its product is MARAVLGQPEESELKRVIGRKVLLLFVVGDILGAGIYALVGQVAGEVGGAIWLPFLVAFVLASLTATAYAELVGKYPKASGAALYTHKAFGLPFVTFMVAFTVMMSGVTSASAAARAFGGRYLAEFITLPVIVGALAFLALVTLVNLAGISESIKVNVVLTAIEAFGLLVIVVIGIWALIQGDGEPARALEFHPQNGAILGVLGGTALAFYALLGFEDSVNLAEEAKHPQADFPRALFGGLVFAAVVYLAVAFTATMLVDTKTLESSTGPLLEVVKVAGLSFPPKLFALIALLAVGNTALINMIMASRLVYGMAREGIVPSVLGKVAPVRATPWTAILFTVAVAVVLVSTGDVGGLADTTVLLLLLVFALVNVCVLLLRRDPVEHAHFRAPSWMPALGAIVCLLLASPLTGRDAEVYVRAATLIVIGAALWLVNYLFTRYRSGRLPH
- a CDS encoding VOC family protein, whose protein sequence is MTEQNTHATRAGVVTAALPIADRGVSYRFYQDVLGWDAPGPPAEDGVPEPLEFAVNAGLRVMLVPTGGFGWVIGDHEVAEPGRSECVFTLARPTDAEVDALIERARAHGARVIVEPSRLPWGYTGTFADPDGHLWSLLTAP
- a CDS encoding DUF5713 family protein is translated as MPLANERILAHEFLPELYEDDYFPDPLVDKGKAILLRLCERIERERPGDLAALYVLTHAATEEFNALDHELQAADSEIETMAREEISEDVAFIATAYGFPDADREELIAPRDW
- a CDS encoding MarR family winged helix-turn-helix transcriptional regulator, giving the protein MNEQEFLSATALTVFRLNGLFLEASERLASPVGLTAARWQVLGAVVSSPLTVSDIARAMGITRQSVQRVAALLVEDGLAEYLPNPSHKRAHLLRPTDRGHAALRRIDPDHAALAHALTTALGPDHPSVLTSLQRLATAMAALHPAAPPAP